CTCCCTGTCTGCAGTGTCTTCGGCGGGAAAGTCGTAGCACGAACCCGCTTTTTGAGGCGCCTATCATTGCGCACTTGTGCTGCAGAGGAAAGCCGAAAAAAACAGAATTTCGAGGGTGGCCCGGAGCTTCCGCAGGCCGCGGCAAAGGCTTCTCGGATGCTCCTCAAACGTGATACAAGCTCTTGGCACCCCGGGTGCGGGGAAATGCAGGCTTGTGCCGGACCCCGGCGGGCGCTGCGCAGGTTGCGCGATTTTTGCGATGCTGGAACACGGGAACAATTTCTTCGATCGTTTCGCGGCCACGGCCGAGCGCTACGGCGGCAACGTCGCCGTGGAATTGCAGCACCGCGACACCGTGGAGACGGCCACTTATGCGGAACTGCGCAGGCAGGCCGAAGCGGCCGCGGGCTTCCTGACCGCCCGGGGCATCCGCACCGGCGAGGCCTGCGCCATCCTCGCCGACAACGACATCGCCTGGTGCGCCGTGTATCTGGGCGCGTTGCGCGTGGGCGCGCTGGCCGTTCCCTTGGACACCCATTACTCGCCGCAGCAGATCGCCACACTGCTGCGCGACAGCGGCGCGAAGATGCTCTTCACCACCTCGCGCTTCGTCGCCGATGTCGAAGAGGCGCGCCGCCTGAGCGGCTCTCCTGCGGAGATCGTGCTCCTGCGCGGCCGGCATGAGGATTTGCCGAGCTTCGACGCGTTGCAGAAGAAGGAGTGGCCCGCGCTCCCCGCCGGCAGCGTCACGCGCGAAGATCCCGCCGTCATCCTCTATACCTCGGGGACCACCAGCGATCCCAAGGGCGTGGTCCTGACGCACGGCAATTTGCTGGCCGAGGCCGACGCCGTCTTCCGTACGGTGCAGATCGGCGCAGAAGACTCCGTCCTCGGCGTCATGCCGCTCTATCATGCGCTGGCGCAGATGGCCAATCTCCTGCTCCCCTTCGTGGTTGGCGCGCGGGTCATCTTCCTCGAGGAAATCAGCTCCTCCGAGCTGCTGAAGGCACTGCGCCAGCACCGCCCCACGGTGTTCTGCTGCGTGCCGCAGTTCTTCTATCTCATCCATCAGCGCGTGTTCGCCAGGGCCGCCGAAAGCGGCTGGACCCGGCGGACGCTTTTCCGCCTGCTGCTGCGCGCGAACGCCGCCTCGCGCCGCCTGCTGCGCCTGAATCTCGGCCCGCTGCTTTTTTCCGCCGTCCATGACGTCCTCGGACGCGAAATGCGTTTTCTGGTGACCGGCGGAGCGCGCTTCGACCCTGTCGTGGGGCGGGATTTCTACCGCCTCGGCTTCGATCTTCTCGAAGCCTACGGCTTGACGGAATCTTCCGGCGCAGCCACCTTGACACGCCCGGGCGAAGGCGGGCTGGGATTCGTGGGCCGCCCGCTGCCCGGCGTGGAAGTGAAGATCCTGCCGGCGGGGATGGGCACGGAGAACGGCGAGGCGCGCGGCGAGATTGCCATCCGCGGGCCCATCGTCATGCAGGGCTATTTCCGCCGGCCCGATGCCACGGCCGCGGTCCTGCAGGACGGCTGGTTCCTGACGGGCGACCTCGGCTGCCTGGACGCCCGGGGCCGGCTCGCGATCACCGGGCGGAAGAAGGAAGTCATCATTCTCAGCTCCGGAAAAAACATTTATCCGGAAGAGATCGAAACGCACTACTTGCAATCGCCGTACATTGCCGAGCTGTGCGTGCTCGGCCTGGCGGCGCCGGACGAGCCCGCGGCGGAGCGCCTGCACGCCGTGGTCGTGCCCAATCTGGAAGTCCTGCGCGAGCGCAAGATCGTCAACATCAAGGAAGCGCTGCGCTTCGACATCGAAAACCTCTCCGTCCACCTGCCCGCGCACAAGCGCATCCTCAGCTACGAGATCCGCATGGAGCCGCTGCCGCGCACCACCACTCGCAAGCTCAAGCGCTACGAAATCGAGCGCCAGGTGCGCAGCCGCGCGCCGGAAACGGAAAAGCAAGCCGCCGCCGCGCCGGACGCCGCCTGGGCCGCCGATCCGGACCTCGCCCGCGCTCTCGACCTGGTTCGCGAAGCCGCGCACGACAAGTCCGCCGTGCATCCCGGCGCCAACCTGGAGCTGGACCTCGGCCTCGATTCCATCGAGCGCATCGAGCTGCTGGCCAACCTCGAACAGCTCTTCGGATCCGCCATGCCCGCCGAAGCCGCGGAAGCCGCCTACACCGTGCGCCAGCTCGTCGAGGCCGTGCGCGCGCAAGCCGGTGCGCCGGCGCCCGGACGCCGCGTCAATGCCTGGAGCAAGCTGCTTGCGGATCTACCGGAGGAAGAGCCGCTTCTCCGCGATCTTTTAAAGCCGCACCACATCCTGACGTTCGCGTGCTTCGTGGCGCTGAAGCTGGCGCGCCTCGCCGCCCGCTTCTTCCTGGGATTCCGCGTGCGCGGCGTCGAGCATCTCCCGAAAGACGGCGCGTTCCTCCTCTGCCCCAATCATCAGAGCTACCTGGACGCATTTCTCCTGGTCAGCGCGCTGCCCTGGCCCATGTTCCGCAGGCTGTTTTTCGTGGGTGCGAGCGAATATTTCGCCACCCCGCTGCGCGCCAGGGCCGCGCGCGCGCTGCACGTCGCTCCCGTGGATCCCGATACGCACCTGCTGCAGGCCCTGCAAGCCGGAGTCTTCGGCCTGCGCCACGGCAGGATTCTGGTGCTGTTTCCGGAAGGGGAGCGCTCGATCGACGGCGAGATCAAGAAGTTCCGCAAGGGCGCGGCGATTCTCGCCGCGCACACGCAAGTGCCGGTGGTTCCGGCGGCGTTCGAAGGGCTCTTTGCGGTGTGGCCGCGGAATCGCGCGCTGTGCTGGCGCGCCTTTCTTCCCTGGAAACACACGCGGGTGACGCTACGCTTCGGCCCCGTCATTCCGGCCGCGCCGGCCCCGGGCGCGGAGGCCACGCAGGCGCAGAGCGAAGCCCTTTACGCCGCGTTCGCGGAGCATTTGCGCGGAAATGTCGTGGATCTGCAGACGTCCTTGCCCGCCAAATCCGCCTCGGCCTGAACGCGCTGCCTTCTCCTGCCCCTTTGCGCGTGCATGCAGGTGTCGCAGGAAAACGCTCAGGACTTGCGCGGCGCCAGCTTGCGGCGGACTTCGCCGGAAAAGTTGAAGAGAAGGGTGAATTTCCTGACCTGCCGCGAATCTGCACTCCAACGACCGCGGTCATCCCCCGCGTTATGCCCGGCGTCCAGACTTATGATAGGCTCCCGCTCATGTCATCGAGCACGGGGAGCTCAATTCGGCGCTCGGCTCCTTCTCCAGCTTTCCGCGCAGCTCCTAACGCCCGCAAAAACAGAGGTGAGCCCAATGGTTGTTTGGTGCTTCTGTCAACTCCTGGCGCGGCAGAGGCGAGCCGCAATTTTTTTGCTGGCGCTGGCCGTGGCTCTGCTGGCGATTGGCGCGGCGCCGGCCTTCGCCAGTGCGAACACCGCGGAGGCCAGCCTTCCCGTCGTCTCGCCCAACGATAACCGCTTGCCGGGAGGCGTCCTCAAGGACGGCGCGCTGACGATCAAGCTGGAACTGCGCGAGACGCGCTGGTATCCGGACAAGGACGGCGGACCGAGCGTGGTCGTGATGACCTTCGGCGAGGAAGGGCGCGCGCCGCAGATTCCCGGGCCGATGATCCGCGTGCCGGAGGGCACGGAGATTCACGCCAGCGTGCGCAACCTGCTGGCCGTCAACGCCACGGTGCACGGCCTGCACGCCCGCCCCGGCGAGGCCAACGATTCCTTCGAGATTGCGCCCGGGCAGGTGCGCGAGGCGCGCTTCCAGGCAGGTGCGCCGGGAACGTATTTCTACTCGGCGAGGACGACGAAGGAAGAAGACCCCACGCCGGCGGAGACACCGCTTTCGGGCGCCTTCATCGTGGACCGGCGGGACAGGCGCCGAACGACCGGGTGTTCGTCATCGGCCTGTGGTACGAGGAGCCTGACAAAGAATCGCTCACCGTGAACGGCAAATCGTATCCCTACACCGAACGGCTCACCTACACGGTTGGAGAGGAAACGCACTGGCGCTGGATCAATCCTTCTGTGTCGGACCACGCCATGCACTTGCACGGCTTCTACTTCACCGTAAACAGCGCGGGCACCGCGGAACGCGACACCATCTACAGCCCGGAGCAGCGCCGGCGGGTGGTGACCGAGCACATGGATTCCGGCGGCACGATGACCGCAACATGGGTGCCGCAGCAAATCGGCAATTGGGTCTTTCACTGCCATATGACAGCGCACATGGGCGTAACGGCCCGGCTGGGACACGAGGAACACGCGAAACACGAAGAAGCGGCCTATGACGATCCAGCGGACCCTGCGGATACTGCTGGTTTCGGCGGGCTGGTCGTAAAAATAACGATCTTACCCAAGGGAGGCAAGGAGCCGGCGGCAATTGCCGCTGCAGCAAATGCGCGCAAGATTCGTCTCCTCGTAAAGGAACGCCCGGCAACAGAGCAGTCTCTCGCCGGATACGCATTTCAGATTCAGGAAGGGAACGCGGAACCCGCGGGCAGGCTGACCGTGCCGGGGCCGCCGCTGGTGCTCACGCGCGGCCAGCCGGTGGAGATCACGGTCGTCAACCAGCTCCGCAAGCCCACGTCCA
This is a stretch of genomic DNA from Terriglobia bacterium. It encodes these proteins:
- a CDS encoding multicopper oxidase domain-containing protein, whose product is MFVIGLWYEEPDKESLTVNGKSYPYTERLTYTVGEETHWRWINPSVSDHAMHLHGFYFTVNSAGTAERDTIYSPEQRRRVVTEHMDSGGTMTATWVPQQIGNWVFHCHMTAHMGVTARLGHEEHAKHEEAAYDDPADPADTAGFGGLVVKITILPKGGKEPAAIAAAANARKIRLLVKERPATEQSLAGYAFQIQEGNAEPAGRLTVPGPPLVLTRGQPVEITVVNQLRKPTSIHWHGIELESYYDGLAGFGGIGTQISPPVPPGGTFTARMAPPRAGTFIYHTHWHDFDQLTGGLYGPLIVVEPGGKFDPETDKIFVMSRASLTEEGRALLVNGKEQPRPVTLHKGRKYRFRLINITPNDADGVFTLKSGETILQWRLVAKDGQDVPAAQAVLKEAKQLITVGETYDFEFQPETAGDFRLEASAPFGKRWVIAPILVSEE
- a CDS encoding AMP-binding protein, translated to MLEHGNNFFDRFAATAERYGGNVAVELQHRDTVETATYAELRRQAEAAAGFLTARGIRTGEACAILADNDIAWCAVYLGALRVGALAVPLDTHYSPQQIATLLRDSGAKMLFTTSRFVADVEEARRLSGSPAEIVLLRGRHEDLPSFDALQKKEWPALPAGSVTREDPAVILYTSGTTSDPKGVVLTHGNLLAEADAVFRTVQIGAEDSVLGVMPLYHALAQMANLLLPFVVGARVIFLEEISSSELLKALRQHRPTVFCCVPQFFYLIHQRVFARAAESGWTRRTLFRLLLRANAASRRLLRLNLGPLLFSAVHDVLGREMRFLVTGGARFDPVVGRDFYRLGFDLLEAYGLTESSGAATLTRPGEGGLGFVGRPLPGVEVKILPAGMGTENGEARGEIAIRGPIVMQGYFRRPDATAAVLQDGWFLTGDLGCLDARGRLAITGRKKEVIILSSGKNIYPEEIETHYLQSPYIAELCVLGLAAPDEPAAERLHAVVVPNLEVLRERKIVNIKEALRFDIENLSVHLPAHKRILSYEIRMEPLPRTTTRKLKRYEIERQVRSRAPETEKQAAAAPDAAWAADPDLARALDLVREAAHDKSAVHPGANLELDLGLDSIERIELLANLEQLFGSAMPAEAAEAAYTVRQLVEAVRAQAGAPAPGRRVNAWSKLLADLPEEEPLLRDLLKPHHILTFACFVALKLARLAARFFLGFRVRGVEHLPKDGAFLLCPNHQSYLDAFLLVSALPWPMFRRLFFVGASEYFATPLRARAARALHVAPVDPDTHLLQALQAGVFGLRHGRILVLFPEGERSIDGEIKKFRKGAAILAAHTQVPVVPAAFEGLFAVWPRNRALCWRAFLPWKHTRVTLRFGPVIPAAPAPGAEATQAQSEALYAAFAEHLRGNVVDLQTSLPAKSASA
- a CDS encoding multicopper oxidase domain-containing protein; translation: MVVWCFCQLLARQRRAAIFLLALAVALLAIGAAPAFASANTAEASLPVVSPNDNRLPGGVLKDGALTIKLELRETRWYPDKDGGPSVVVMTFGEEGRAPQIPGPMIRVPEGTEIHASVRNLLAVNATVHGLHARPGEANDSFEIAPGQVREARFQAGAPGTYFYSARTTKEEDPTPAETPLSGAFIVDRRDRRRTTGCSSSACGTRSLTKNRSP